A window of the Candidatus Cloacimonadota bacterium genome harbors these coding sequences:
- the rhuM gene encoding RhuM family protein, with the protein MKYYNLRAITAVGYRVNSHRAIEFRKWASEILLIS; encoded by the coding sequence ATTAAATATTACAATCTCCGCGCAATTACAGCCGTAGGTTATAGAGTAAATTCGCACAGAGCGATCGAGTTCCGTAAATGGGCAAGCGAGATTCTGCTAATAAGTTGA